The following are encoded in a window of Rhodomicrobium lacus genomic DNA:
- a CDS encoding MOSC domain-containing protein: protein MSATPKIVSLVHYPMKGMNGIDAPKADLTPGEGMPFDRIYAIENGGHAFDTLSPKWFPKVHFLQLMRNERLASLHLAFDEDSHTLTLFRDGRQVARGALKTRLGRQMIEQFLAAYMKDDLKGPPRIVHADGDQFTDIAAKALHVVNLETVRDVSRVTGVDLAPARFRANLYFEGLPAWEERHWVGKTLTCGGAQLEVFAETARCEATSVDPATAQRGISIPAALQGTWGHKNLGLYAKVTRGGAVGVGDVLTVA from the coding sequence ATGTCGGCTACGCCCAAGATAGTTTCACTGGTCCATTATCCCATGAAAGGGATGAACGGGATCGACGCGCCGAAAGCAGACTTAACACCCGGTGAAGGCATGCCTTTCGACCGGATCTACGCCATCGAAAATGGCGGTCACGCTTTCGACACGCTGAGCCCGAAATGGTTCCCGAAGGTGCATTTCCTGCAATTGATGCGAAACGAGCGGCTAGCCAGCCTGCACCTTGCCTTCGACGAGGACAGCCACACGCTCACGCTGTTCCGCGACGGCCGGCAGGTTGCGCGAGGCGCGCTGAAAACCAGGCTCGGCCGTCAGATGATCGAGCAGTTTCTCGCGGCCTACATGAAGGATGACCTGAAGGGACCACCGCGCATCGTGCATGCCGACGGCGATCAGTTTACCGACATCGCCGCGAAGGCTCTGCATGTCGTCAATCTGGAGACGGTGCGCGACGTTTCCCGCGTAACAGGCGTAGACCTCGCCCCCGCGCGCTTTCGCGCGAACCTCTATTTCGAGGGCTTGCCCGCGTGGGAAGAGCGGCACTGGGTCGGCAAGACGTTGACCTGCGGCGGCGCGCAGCTTGAGGTGTTCGCGGAAACGGCGCGTTGCGAGGCCACGAGCGTCGACCCGGCGACAGCGCAGCGCGGGATTTCCATTCCGGCGGCGCTGCAAGGCACATGGGGTCACAAAAACCTGGGGCTTTACGCGAAGGTTACGCGCGGCGGCGCGGTCGGCGTCGGCGATGTGCTCACGGTTGCTTGA
- the ilvD gene encoding dihydroxy-acid dehydratase codes for MPDYRSRTSTHGRNMAGARGLWRATGMKDGDFGKPIIAIANSFTQFVPGHVHLKDLGQLVAREIEKAGGVAKEFNTIAIDDGIAMGHSGMLYSLPSREIIADAVEYMVNAHTADALVCISNCDKITPGMLMASLRLNIPTIFVSGGPMEAGKVTVGGKTHAVDLIDAMIKGADPTVSDEVAEAYERDSCPTCGSCSGMFTANSMNCLTEALGLSLPGNGTMLATHTDRKDLFLEAGRRIVEITKRYYEGNDASVLPRSIANFEAFENAMTLDIAMGGSTNTVLHLLAAAQEAGVPFTMTDIDRLSRRVPCLSKVAPNIANVHVEDVHRAGGIMGILGELDRGGLINRGCGTVHAPTIADALDKWDIARTNSPEVQTFYKAAPGGVRTVEAFSQAARWDELDADRAKGVVRSVENAFSKDGGLAVLFGNIALDGCIVKTAGVDASNLTFTGPAVICESQEEAVEKILGGAVKEGDVVLIRYEGPKGGPGMQEMLYPTSYLKSMGLGKKCALITDGRFSGGTSGLSIGHASPEAAEGGAIGLVEQGDIVVIDIPNRLIRVDLPDEVLAKRRAAMEAKGGAAWKPVSRVRHVSQALRAYAALTTSAARGAVRDVSQVERKG; via the coding sequence ATGCCGGACTATCGCTCCCGTACCTCGACCCATGGCCGCAACATGGCGGGCGCTCGCGGTCTCTGGCGTGCGACCGGCATGAAGGACGGCGATTTCGGCAAGCCGATCATCGCCATCGCCAACTCGTTCACGCAGTTCGTCCCCGGCCACGTGCATCTGAAGGATCTCGGCCAGCTCGTCGCACGCGAGATCGAGAAGGCGGGCGGCGTCGCCAAGGAATTCAACACCATTGCCATCGACGACGGCATCGCGATGGGCCATAGCGGCATGCTTTATTCTCTGCCGTCGCGCGAAATCATCGCCGACGCGGTGGAATATATGGTCAACGCGCATACCGCCGACGCGCTCGTGTGCATCTCGAATTGCGACAAGATCACGCCCGGCATGCTGATGGCGAGCCTGCGCCTCAACATTCCGACGATCTTCGTTTCCGGCGGCCCGATGGAAGCGGGGAAGGTCACAGTTGGCGGCAAGACGCACGCGGTGGATCTCATCGACGCGATGATCAAGGGCGCGGACCCAACCGTGTCTGACGAGGTGGCCGAAGCCTATGAGCGCGACTCGTGCCCGACCTGCGGCTCGTGTTCGGGTATGTTCACGGCCAATTCCATGAACTGCCTTACCGAGGCGCTCGGTCTTTCGCTGCCCGGCAACGGTACGATGCTGGCCACCCACACCGACCGCAAGGACCTGTTCCTCGAAGCGGGGCGGCGCATCGTCGAAATCACGAAGCGCTATTATGAAGGCAACGACGCCAGCGTGCTCCCCCGCTCCATCGCCAATTTCGAGGCCTTCGAGAACGCGATGACGCTCGACATCGCGATGGGCGGCTCGACCAACACGGTGTTACACTTGCTCGCCGCCGCGCAGGAAGCGGGCGTGCCCTTCACCATGACCGACATCGACCGGCTGTCGCGCCGCGTGCCGTGCCTCTCGAAGGTCGCGCCGAACATCGCCAATGTCCATGTCGAGGACGTGCATCGTGCGGGCGGCATCATGGGAATCCTCGGCGAGCTCGACCGCGGCGGGCTGATCAATCGGGGCTGCGGCACCGTTCATGCGCCGACCATCGCGGATGCGCTCGACAAGTGGGACATCGCGCGCACCAATTCGCCGGAGGTGCAGACCTTCTACAAGGCCGCGCCCGGCGGTGTCCGCACGGTCGAGGCCTTCAGTCAGGCCGCGCGCTGGGACGAACTCGACGCCGACCGCGCCAAAGGCGTCGTCCGCTCCGTGGAGAACGCGTTCTCGAAGGATGGCGGCCTCGCCGTGCTGTTCGGCAACATCGCGCTCGATGGCTGCATCGTGAAGACGGCGGGTGTCGACGCCTCGAACCTCACCTTTACCGGTCCCGCCGTGATCTGCGAGAGCCAGGAAGAGGCGGTGGAGAAGATCCTCGGCGGCGCGGTCAAGGAAGGCGACGTGGTGCTCATCCGCTATGAGGGGCCGAAGGGTGGCCCCGGCATGCAGGAAATGCTCTACCCGACGAGCTATCTGAAAAGCATGGGCCTCGGCAAGAAATGCGCGCTGATCACCGACGGGCGCTTTTCCGGCGGTACCTCGGGCCTGTCCATCGGCCACGCCTCGCCCGAAGCGGCAGAAGGCGGCGCGATCGGCCTCGTCGAGCAGGGCGACATCGTCGTCATCGACATTCCGAACCGCCTGATCCGCGTCGACCTGCCCGACGAAGTGCTGGCGAAACGCCGCGCGGCGATGGAAGCAAAGGGCGGGGCTGCATGGAAGCCTGTCAGCCGCGTTCGCCATGTGAGCCAGGCGCTGCGGGCCTATGCGGCGCTGACAACGAGCGCGGCGCGCGGCGCGGTTCGGGACGTTTCGCAAGTCGAGCGCAAGGGCTGA
- a CDS encoding DUF4167 domain-containing protein, whose product MRQGQQSRRGRNRGGRKPQNSMSRNYESSGPDVKIRGTAMHIAEKYTSLARDAMSSGDSVAAENYLQHAEHYNRIILAAQAQNTGGEQPLNGGRFGGQDAYSRDFDSDDDDGDGDDFAPQQRFQPERNERADRGERPERAERPERGERPDRGERPERVPSYNQHQQPQPYIPQNAFPQFLQQPVVLPPQPSSAVDGAPQPVNGVSNGEAYNGAPDGDRLPRRRRRRPIGEAAPVKTYTGRSGTAALSNAAPAVAAVIDPKTDDSTS is encoded by the coding sequence ATGAGGCAAGGACAGCAAAGCCGCAGAGGCCGCAATCGTGGCGGCCGCAAGCCACAGAATTCCATGAGCCGGAACTACGAATCGAGTGGTCCCGACGTCAAGATCCGTGGCACAGCGATGCATATCGCGGAGAAATACACGTCTCTTGCTCGCGACGCGATGTCTTCCGGCGATTCCGTGGCCGCCGAAAACTATCTTCAGCATGCCGAGCATTACAACCGCATCATCCTTGCCGCGCAGGCTCAGAATACCGGCGGCGAGCAGCCGCTCAACGGCGGGCGGTTCGGCGGACAGGATGCCTATTCGCGCGATTTCGACTCCGATGACGATGATGGCGACGGGGACGATTTTGCTCCCCAGCAACGCTTTCAGCCCGAGCGGAACGAGCGCGCCGACCGCGGGGAGCGCCCAGAACGCGCCGAGCGGCCCGAGCGCGGCGAACGCCCGGATCGCGGCGAGCGCCCCGAGCGCGTCCCATCCTACAATCAACATCAGCAGCCGCAGCCCTATATCCCGCAGAACGCTTTCCCGCAGTTCCTGCAACAGCCGGTGGTGCTTCCTCCGCAGCCCAGCAGCGCGGTTGACGGCGCACCGCAGCCGGTCAACGGCGTTTCAAACGGCGAGGCTTATAACGGCGCGCCGGACGGCGACCGCCTGCCGCGCCGCCGCCGCCGCCGCCCGATCGGTGAAGCCGCTCCGGTGAAGACTTACACGGGCCGCAGCGGAACCGCCGCGCTGTCCAATGCCGCGCCTGCCGTGGCGGCGGTCATCGACCCCAAAACCGACGACTCCACGTCCTGA
- the prmC gene encoding peptide chain release factor N(5)-glutamine methyltransferase — protein sequence MTTFGELVRYLTERFRQAGIESAALDARLLSAHAAGFSPEEAVTRRDEALPHAVLDRAIDVAQRRFAGEPVSRILGVREFWGMPFELSPHTLDPRPDTEVLVETALVWARDRHCANAPLRILDLGTGTGCILAALLSELPNATGIGIDRSEGALRTARRNFARLGFASRSIFLCGDWGSALADATFDIITCNPPYIETADIAGLSAEVRDFDPPLALDGGKDGLKAYRDIVPQVSRILRMSGIVVFETGHRQARSVRDMLTELDVGFQTEIFADLAGIERAVAGVRQPSDDAMRGKKKVGNPIGSG from the coding sequence ATGACGACGTTCGGGGAATTGGTGCGCTATCTCACCGAAAGGTTCAGGCAGGCCGGTATCGAGTCGGCGGCTCTCGATGCGCGTCTTCTCTCGGCGCATGCCGCCGGCTTCTCGCCGGAAGAGGCAGTCACCCGGCGCGACGAAGCGCTTCCGCACGCAGTGCTGGATCGGGCTATCGATGTCGCTCAGCGGCGTTTCGCGGGCGAGCCGGTTTCACGCATCCTGGGCGTGCGCGAGTTCTGGGGCATGCCGTTCGAGCTGTCGCCGCATACACTCGATCCACGTCCGGACACGGAAGTTCTCGTCGAGACCGCGTTGGTATGGGCGCGCGACCGGCATTGCGCGAACGCGCCGCTTCGCATCCTCGACCTTGGGACCGGCACGGGCTGCATCCTCGCCGCCCTTCTGTCGGAGTTGCCGAACGCGACGGGAATCGGCATCGACCGCAGCGAAGGGGCGTTGCGAACGGCACGGAGGAACTTCGCGCGGCTCGGCTTCGCGTCCCGTTCCATTTTCCTGTGCGGAGATTGGGGCAGTGCCCTTGCCGATGCAACTTTTGACATCATTACGTGTAACCCTCCTTATATTGAAACAGCCGACATCGCGGGATTGAGCGCCGAGGTGCGGGATTTCGATCCCCCGCTTGCGCTGGACGGGGGGAAAGACGGGCTTAAGGCGTACCGGGATATTGTGCCGCAAGTTTCGCGCATTTTGCGCATGTCAGGAATCGTGGTTTTCGAGACGGGGCATCGTCAGGCACGGTCGGTTAGAGACATGCTGACGGAACTCGACGTCGGATTCCAAACGGAAATTTTTGCGGATCTGGCGGGGATCGAGCGAGCCGTTGCAGGAGTGAGACAGCCGTCTGACGACGCGATGCGCGGCAAAAAAAAGGTTGGAAATCCGATTGGATCGGGATAG
- the prfA gene encoding peptide chain release factor 1 produces MASIPKEKLKRLVGRWETIQAQLSEGCDQETFKKLSKEFSDLDPLVAAIKTLEAAEDERDSLRQMIEDPASEPDMVELAREELEAAEPRVEKLEHELQIMLLPKDAADEKSAILEVRAGTGGEEAALFAADLFRMYQRYADLKGWKVNVLSVSDADAGGYKEIVAAISGKGVFARMKFESGVHRVQRVPETENQGRIHTSAATVAVLPEAEDIDIEIREQDIRIDTMRASGAGGQHVNTTDSAVRITHLPTGIIVTSSEKSQHQNRARAMQVLRARLYDMERTKADEARAAERKDQIGSGDRSQRIRTYNFPQGRVTDHRVNVTLYNLPQIMEGDGLDTIIDALITEHQAGQLAAETAAHA; encoded by the coding sequence ATGGCATCCATACCGAAAGAAAAACTGAAGCGGCTCGTCGGGCGCTGGGAAACCATCCAGGCACAGCTTTCGGAAGGCTGCGATCAGGAGACGTTCAAGAAGCTCTCAAAGGAATTTTCGGACCTCGATCCGCTCGTCGCGGCCATCAAGACGCTCGAAGCCGCTGAAGACGAGCGCGACAGCCTGCGCCAGATGATCGAAGATCCGGCCTCCGAGCCGGACATGGTGGAGCTTGCGCGCGAGGAACTGGAGGCGGCCGAGCCGCGCGTCGAGAAGCTGGAGCACGAGCTTCAGATCATGCTTCTGCCGAAGGACGCGGCGGACGAGAAAAGCGCCATCCTCGAAGTGCGCGCGGGCACCGGCGGCGAGGAAGCCGCGCTGTTCGCGGCGGACCTGTTCCGCATGTACCAGCGCTATGCGGACCTCAAGGGCTGGAAAGTGAACGTGCTTTCGGTCAGCGATGCGGACGCCGGAGGCTACAAGGAAATCGTGGCGGCCATCAGCGGCAAGGGCGTGTTCGCGCGGATGAAGTTCGAGTCGGGCGTGCATCGCGTGCAGCGCGTGCCCGAAACGGAGAACCAGGGCCGCATCCACACTTCGGCGGCGACGGTGGCCGTGTTGCCGGAGGCGGAGGATATCGACATCGAAATCCGCGAGCAGGACATCCGCATCGACACGATGCGGGCGAGCGGCGCTGGCGGCCAGCATGTGAACACCACCGATTCGGCGGTTCGGATCACCCACCTTCCCACCGGCATCATCGTGACGTCGAGCGAGAAATCGCAGCATCAGAACCGCGCGCGCGCCATGCAGGTGCTTCGCGCGCGCCTTTACGACATGGAGCGCACGAAGGCCGACGAAGCCCGCGCAGCGGAACGCAAGGACCAGATCGGCTCCGGCGACCGCTCGCAGCGTATCCGCACGTACAATTTTCCGCAGGGCCGCGTGACCGATCATCGCGTCAATGTGACGCTCTATAATCTGCCGCAGATCATGGAGGGCGACGGGCTCGACACGATCATCGATGCGCTGATCACGGAGCATCAGGCTGGCCAGCTTGCCGCGGAAACCGCGGCCCATGCCTGA
- the ptsP gene encoding phosphoenolpyruvate--protein phosphotransferase: protein MPWTQRPPWVLIRSLRAIMASASEPQAKLDSIVKVIASNMIAEVSSIYVRLPDESLELFATEGLKKEAVHALRMNKGEGLVGLIADWGQPINLPDAQKHPSFSYKPETGEENYHSFLGVPIVRERRTIGVLTVQNKIERRYTTEEVEALETTAMVLAELIGSGAFAGAVSHAPGRRETSVTLKGTPLADGLALGHIALHEPRPVVLKFFADNIPAELKRLEDALERLKDDIRRHLEHEDSPQDSEHKAVLEAVQMLANDKGWARRMRDAVMAGLTAEAAVERVQQNMRTQLMKVGDDFWRERSHDIDDLSTRLLRTLQGQETHVERLPNDAILVARNMGAAELLSYDPRKLRGLVIEEGGATSHVSIVARSFNLAVLVQVPDVLSIADHGDPAILDAATGQFHVRPSLELIRAYADKARFRARRQARFSKLRHVQAITKDGERVLLNMNAGLTVDLPHLYQSGADGIGLYRTELQFMVASRFPKMEEQRKTYNRILDMAASRRVVFRSLDVGGDKVLPYLRRVKEENPALGWRAIRMSLDRPALFRTQARALMRAAAGRELSLMLPFIADVSELLGAKALIDKEVEHAKRHGHELPSEMRIGVMVEIPAILYQLDQILPLVDFISVGSNDLLQFLFAADRENERVARRFDPLHPSALKVLREIATKAIAHKTDFALCGEMAGRPVDAMALIGLGFRSISMAPASVGPIKAMVLSLDTQKLAETLNGLVDGNCPTIRRELTEFARKENIDI from the coding sequence ATGCCCTGGACACAACGTCCACCATGGGTGCTGATCCGAAGCTTGCGGGCAATCATGGCGAGTGCGTCAGAGCCGCAAGCCAAGCTGGATAGCATCGTCAAAGTCATCGCCTCGAACATGATCGCCGAGGTGAGTTCGATCTATGTCCGCCTGCCGGACGAGTCGCTCGAGCTTTTCGCTACCGAGGGCTTGAAGAAAGAGGCTGTTCACGCGCTCCGCATGAACAAGGGCGAGGGTCTCGTCGGTCTGATCGCCGACTGGGGACAGCCCATCAATTTGCCCGACGCTCAGAAACACCCCTCGTTCTCCTACAAGCCTGAGACAGGCGAAGAGAACTACCACTCCTTCCTCGGCGTGCCGATCGTGCGCGAGCGGCGCACCATCGGCGTTCTCACGGTGCAGAACAAGATCGAGCGCCGCTATACGACGGAAGAGGTGGAGGCGCTCGAAACGACGGCCATGGTGCTAGCGGAACTCATCGGATCGGGCGCTTTCGCGGGCGCGGTATCCCACGCGCCGGGGCGGCGCGAAACGTCGGTCACGCTCAAGGGCACGCCGCTTGCGGATGGACTCGCGCTCGGCCACATCGCGCTGCACGAGCCGCGCCCCGTGGTGCTGAAGTTTTTCGCGGACAACATCCCTGCGGAACTGAAGCGCCTCGAAGACGCGCTCGAACGCCTCAAGGACGATATCAGGCGCCATCTCGAACACGAAGATTCGCCCCAGGACAGCGAGCACAAGGCCGTTCTCGAAGCCGTGCAGATGCTGGCGAACGACAAGGGCTGGGCGCGGCGCATGCGCGATGCCGTCATGGCCGGGCTCACCGCCGAGGCGGCTGTGGAACGCGTTCAGCAGAACATGCGCACGCAACTCATGAAGGTTGGGGACGACTTCTGGCGCGAGCGCAGCCACGACATCGACGACCTGTCGACAAGGCTTCTGCGGACGCTTCAGGGGCAGGAGACGCATGTCGAGCGCCTGCCGAACGACGCAATCCTCGTCGCCCGCAATATGGGCGCGGCCGAACTTCTGAGCTACGATCCACGCAAGCTGCGCGGCCTCGTCATCGAGGAAGGCGGCGCGACCTCGCACGTGTCCATCGTGGCGCGCTCGTTCAATCTCGCGGTGCTCGTGCAGGTGCCGGACGTGCTGTCGATCGCCGATCACGGCGACCCGGCGATTCTGGATGCCGCGACCGGGCAGTTCCACGTTCGCCCGTCGCTCGAACTCATCCGCGCCTACGCCGACAAGGCGCGTTTTCGCGCGCGGCGGCAGGCCCGCTTCTCCAAGCTTCGCCATGTGCAGGCGATCACCAAGGACGGCGAGCGCGTTCTGCTCAACATGAACGCCGGGCTCACGGTGGATCTGCCGCATCTCTATCAAAGCGGCGCCGATGGCATCGGCCTGTACCGAACCGAACTTCAGTTCATGGTCGCGTCGCGCTTTCCGAAAATGGAGGAGCAGCGCAAGACTTATAACCGCATCCTCGACATGGCCGCCAGCCGCCGTGTCGTGTTCCGCTCGCTCGACGTGGGCGGCGACAAGGTGCTGCCGTACCTTCGGCGCGTGAAGGAAGAAAACCCGGCGCTGGGCTGGCGCGCGATCCGCATGTCCCTCGACAGGCCCGCGCTGTTCCGGACGCAGGCCCGCGCCCTGATGCGCGCGGCGGCGGGACGCGAGCTTTCGCTGATGCTGCCTTTCATCGCCGACGTTTCCGAGCTTCTCGGCGCAAAGGCACTCATCGACAAGGAAGTCGAGCACGCGAAGCGGCACGGTCACGAATTGCCGTCGGAGATGCGCATCGGTGTGATGGTCGAAATCCCGGCCATTCTCTACCAGCTCGATCAGATCCTTCCGCTGGTGGACTTCATTTCGGTCGGCAGCAACGACCTTCTGCAATTCCTCTTTGCTGCGGATCGCGAAAACGAGCGCGTGGCCAGGCGATTCGATCCGCTGCACCCGTCAGCGCTCAAGGTGCTGCGCGAGATCGCGACGAAGGCCATAGCGCACAAGACCGACTTCGCACTGTGCGGCGAGATGGCGGGGCGGCCTGTCGATGCGATGGCGTTGATCGGGCTCGGCTTCCGCTCCATCTCCATGGCGCCCGCATCGGTGGGGCCCATCAAGGCCATGGTCCTTTCCCTCGACACGCAGAAGCTCGCAGAGACCCTGAACGGTCTCGTCGACGGAAACTGCCCGACCATCCGGCGCGAACTGACCGAGTTTGCGCGGAAGGAAAACATTGATATCTAG
- a CDS encoding aspartate kinase, whose translation MLLVMKFGGTSVADIARIRNSALHVKREVEAGNRVAVVVSAMAGHTNRLVGWCKEAHELYDLREYDAVVSSGEQITAGLMAIILQSIGVRARSWQGWQIPLVTDDSHSVARIDRVETSDLLASVEGGEVAIVAGFQGIAPSGRITTLGRGGSDTSAVALAAALKAERCDIYTDVDGVYTTDPRIVPAARRLPRISYEEMLEMASLGAKVLQTRSVELAMAQGVRVQVRSSFDNPESCEPARSGVSEKCGTLVCDETEMLEHHVVSGIAYAKDEAKVTVLSIEDKPGVAASIFVPLSEANINVDMIVQNISEDGRKTDLTFTVAASELPRALQVLRDNQDTIRYRDLRGDTDMVKVSVIGVGMRSHAGVAAEMFQALAKKGINIQAISTSEIKISVLIGAAHTEEAVNTLHSLFGLDRT comes from the coding sequence ATGCTGCTCGTCATGAAATTTGGCGGAACTTCCGTCGCAGACATCGCCCGCATCAGAAATTCGGCGCTCCACGTCAAGCGTGAGGTCGAAGCGGGAAATCGCGTCGCTGTCGTGGTTTCCGCCATGGCGGGCCACACGAACCGTCTCGTCGGATGGTGCAAGGAGGCTCACGAGCTGTACGACCTGCGCGAGTATGACGCCGTCGTGTCGTCGGGCGAGCAGATCACGGCGGGGTTGATGGCGATCATTCTCCAGTCCATCGGGGTCAGGGCGCGATCCTGGCAGGGCTGGCAGATCCCGCTTGTCACGGACGATTCGCACAGCGTCGCGCGCATTGATCGCGTCGAAACGTCTGACCTGCTCGCGAGCGTCGAAGGCGGAGAAGTTGCCATCGTGGCAGGCTTCCAGGGCATTGCCCCTTCAGGACGTATAACCACCCTCGGGCGCGGCGGTTCCGACACGAGCGCGGTTGCGCTGGCGGCCGCTCTCAAGGCGGAGCGCTGCGATATCTACACGGACGTCGATGGGGTGTATACAACAGACCCGCGCATTGTGCCCGCCGCCCGCAGGCTCCCCCGCATTTCGTATGAGGAGATGCTGGAAATGGCGTCTCTGGGCGCGAAAGTGCTCCAGACGCGCTCTGTCGAGCTTGCAATGGCTCAAGGCGTGCGTGTACAAGTTCGTTCTAGCTTCGATAACCCTGAATCATGCGAACCCGCTCGCTCCGGAGTATCCGAAAAGTGCGGGACGCTCGTTTGCGACGAAACGGAAATGCTGGAACATCACGTTGTCAGTGGCATTGCTTACGCGAAAGACGAGGCAAAGGTCACGGTCCTGAGCATCGAGGACAAGCCGGGCGTTGCCGCGAGCATTTTCGTGCCGTTGTCGGAAGCGAACATCAACGTCGACATGATCGTGCAGAACATTTCCGAGGATGGCCGGAAAACCGACCTCACCTTCACCGTGGCGGCATCGGAATTGCCGCGCGCTCTACAGGTGCTACGCGATAATCAGGATACGATCCGCTATCGCGACCTTCGCGGCGACACGGATATGGTGAAGGTGTCGGTCATCGGCGTCGGCATGCGCAGCCACGCAGGCGTGGCCGCAGAGATGTTTCAGGCTCTCGCCAAGAAGGGCATCAACATCCAGGCGATCTCGACGTCCGAAATCAAGATCAGCGTGCTCATCGGCGCGGCGCATACCGAGGAGGCGGTCAACACACTGCATAGCTTGTTCGGTCTGGACCGAACCTGA
- the ubiG gene encoding bifunctional 2-polyprenyl-6-hydroxyphenol methylase/3-demethylubiquinol 3-O-methyltransferase UbiG has protein sequence MGIEAETRQSPSLDETELRHFESLAKEWWDERGKFSGLHAFNPARLAFIVAEVKRWRKSQPNEFRPLQGLDVVDIGCGGGILSEPLARLGGTVTGIDPVEESVGVARAHAAKLGVPVTYRNATAEDLAREGLTFDVVVASEVIEHVADPQSFLKTCRSLAKPGGLIVLSTLNRTSKSYGLAVFAAERILGLVPPGTHDWKKFIKPDELAGALWDAGFAAARRAGMIYKPLSGSWTLSDTDLSMNYLMSGEAV, from the coding sequence ATGGGGATTGAGGCAGAAACACGGCAGAGTCCGTCTCTGGACGAGACAGAGTTGCGGCATTTCGAGAGTCTCGCGAAGGAGTGGTGGGACGAACGCGGCAAATTCAGCGGTTTGCATGCTTTCAATCCTGCGCGGCTCGCATTTATCGTGGCGGAAGTCAAGCGCTGGCGAAAGAGCCAGCCTAATGAATTCCGCCCGCTTCAGGGGCTTGACGTTGTCGATATCGGCTGCGGCGGCGGCATCCTGTCGGAGCCGCTGGCCAGGCTGGGCGGCACTGTAACAGGAATCGACCCGGTAGAGGAGTCCGTCGGCGTCGCCCGAGCGCACGCGGCCAAGCTGGGCGTTCCGGTGACGTACCGCAACGCTACCGCCGAGGATCTGGCGCGCGAAGGGCTCACATTCGATGTCGTCGTCGCCTCGGAGGTGATTGAACATGTCGCCGACCCGCAGTCCTTCCTGAAGACCTGCCGCAGCCTCGCGAAGCCCGGCGGGCTGATCGTGCTGTCCACGCTGAACCGCACGTCGAAATCATACGGCCTTGCCGTGTTCGCCGCCGAACGCATCCTCGGCCTCGTTCCGCCCGGCACGCACGACTGGAAAAAGTTCATCAAGCCGGACGAACTCGCGGGCGCGCTGTGGGACGCGGGCTTCGCGGCCGCTCGGCGCGCGGGCATGATTTACAAGCCGCTGTCGGGTTCCTGGACGCTCTCCGACACGGACCTGTCGATGAACTACCTCATGTCCGGCGAGGCCGTTTGA
- a CDS encoding GNAT family N-acetyltransferase: MTLPCRIRAPVPGDEAGWRRLWQDYLAFYGVAVPPDVTDALWRRILEPREPVHALVAETRLGFFSAGQLVGFANYVLHAHTLGPQPVCYMEDLFVAADARGQGVGRALIEALIHKGRVEGWPRVTWHTHEANEAARALYDKIVPRDPFIRYKVKLR, from the coding sequence TTGACGCTTCCCTGCCGCATCCGCGCACCCGTCCCCGGCGACGAGGCCGGATGGCGCAGGCTGTGGCAGGACTATCTCGCGTTCTATGGCGTTGCGGTTCCGCCCGATGTGACCGACGCGCTCTGGCGGCGCATCCTGGAGCCGCGCGAGCCGGTGCATGCGCTCGTCGCGGAAACGCGCCTCGGCTTTTTCAGCGCGGGTCAACTTGTCGGCTTCGCGAATTACGTGCTGCACGCGCACACGCTCGGACCGCAACCCGTTTGCTATATGGAAGACCTGTTCGTGGCGGCCGACGCACGCGGGCAGGGCGTCGGCCGCGCGCTCATCGAAGCGCTGATCCACAAGGGGCGGGTGGAGGGCTGGCCGCGCGTCACCTGGCACACGCATGAGGCGAACGAAGCCGCCCGCGCGCTTTACGACAAGATCGTGCCCCGCGACCCGTTCATTCGTTACAAGGTGAAGCTGCGGTAG
- a CDS encoding prolyl-tRNA synthetase associated domain-containing protein: protein MNDWRAFFGLLASLGIASDTVEHEEVHTAQGLADRDVSRWEFPVKNIVVEDKAKQLYLVTMHLLTPPLDLKALAKQLGANGRFSFASPETMGAALKVLPGSVTPFALVNDTERRVLPIFDERMRVARTVSAHPLVNTMTTTIAMDGLMRLLRVNGHEPRWCELPLKAPPEEP, encoded by the coding sequence ATGAATGACTGGCGCGCCTTCTTCGGTCTTCTCGCGTCGCTCGGCATTGCGTCCGACACAGTGGAGCACGAGGAAGTGCACACGGCGCAGGGGCTCGCGGACCGTGACGTGTCGCGCTGGGAGTTTCCGGTCAAGAATATCGTGGTCGAGGACAAGGCAAAGCAGCTTTACCTCGTCACCATGCATCTGCTTACGCCGCCGCTCGATCTGAAGGCGCTTGCGAAACAGCTCGGCGCAAACGGGCGCTTCTCCTTTGCCTCGCCGGAAACGATGGGGGCGGCTTTGAAAGTGCTGCCGGGAAGCGTCACACCGTTCGCGCTGGTGAACGATACGGAGCGGCGCGTCCTGCCGATTTTCGACGAACGCATGCGCGTGGCGAGAACGGTCAGCGCTCATCCGCTCGTCAATACCATGACGACGACGATCGCGATGGACGGCCTGATGCGGCTCCTTCGCGTAAACGGGCACGAGCCGCGTTGGTGCGAACTTCCTCTGAAGGCTCCGCCGGAGGAACCCTGA